In Corynebacterium aquatimens, one genomic interval encodes:
- a CDS encoding DUF3117 domain-containing protein: MAAMKPRTGNGPMEAVEESRKIVMRIPSDGGGRLVVELNKEEASELGQLLLDVAGE, translated from the coding sequence ATGGCAGCGATGAAGCCGCGTACCGGTAATGGTCCGATGGAAGCAGTGGAAGAAAGCCGCAAGATCGTGATGCGCATTCCCTCGGACGGTGGCGGTCGCCTTGTTGTGGAGCTGAACAAGGAAGAGGCGTCTGAGCTGGGCCAGCTCCTTCTGGATGTCGCTGGGGAGTAA